TAGAAGGCAAGCCCTTTGAGGTTTGGGGCGGGGAGCAGTTGCGCGATTTCACCTATGTCGATGACGTGGTGGATGCGCTGTTACTTTCGGCGACTGACGATGCGGCTAATGGCAAGGTCTACAATCTGGGTGGTGATCGGGTGGTGAGCCTGACCGAACTGGCAGAACTCTCCTTGGCGGCCCACGGCGGCGGGGAATTTGTCGCCCGTGAGTTCCCGGCGGAGCGCAAGCGCATCGACATTGGGGACTACTATGCCGATGATGCACTGATTCGCGCCGAGCTTGGCTGGGCACCGCAGGTTGGTCTGGCGGACGGCCTGGCCCGCACCCTCGCTTTCTATCGCGACCATCTGCCACAGTACCTTTAGACCCCCCGTAATGATCCCTCAGTCCAACCCAAAAGCCAGTTATCTCAGCCAACGGGAGGCCATCGACGCCGCCGTTGCGCGCACGTTAGACAGTGGTTGGTATGTTTTGGGACCCGAGGTGGAGGCCTTCGAAGCGGAATTCGCCGCCTGGCTGGGTCTGCCCCATGCCGTCGGCGTCGCCAGCGGGACGGATGCCCTGGAATTGGCACTGCGGGCCTGCGGTATCGGTGCCGGGGGGGTCGTCTTTACCGTCTCCCACACCGCAGTGGCCACCGTTGCGGCCATCGCCCGCACTGGGGCAACGCCGGTATTGGTGGATATCGACCCCGTTACCTTCACCATCGCCCCCGCGGCCCTAGAGGCGGCGGTACAGGCACACCGGGGCACCGGTCCCGCAGCGGTGGTGCCGGTCCACCTCTACGGACATCCGGCAAATATGCCCGCCATTGTCAGCATTGCCGCATGTCATGACCTGCAGGTCGTCGAAGACTGCGCCCAGGCCCATGGCGCCCGGCTCGGCGGTCGGACGGTGGGCACCTGGGGACACGCGGCGGCTTTCAGCTTCTATCCAACCAAGAACTTAGGCGCCCTCGGCGATGGCGGTGCCATTGCTACCGCAGACGCCGGTCTGGCCCAGCGGGTGCGGGAATTGCGGCAATACGGCTGGCGCGAGCGATACATCAGCGCCGAGACGGGGGTTAACTCCCGGCTCGACGAGATCCAGGCGGCAGTATTGCGGGTCAAGCTGGTCGCCCTTGATGCGAATAATCGCCGACGCCGGAAGATCGCCGCGACCTATCAATCAGCTTTGGCGCGGACAC
This Chromatiaceae bacterium DNA region includes the following protein-coding sequences:
- a CDS encoding DegT/DnrJ/EryC1/StrS family aminotransferase → MIPQSNPKASYLSQREAIDAAVARTLDSGWYVLGPEVEAFEAEFAAWLGLPHAVGVASGTDALELALRACGIGAGGVVFTVSHTAVATVAAIARTGATPVLVDIDPVTFTIAPAALEAAVQAHRGTGPAAVVPVHLYGHPANMPAIVSIAACHDLQVVEDCAQAHGARLGGRTVGTWGHAAAFSFYPTKNLGALGDGGAIATADAGLAQRVRELRQYGWRERYISAETGVNSRLDEIQAAVLRVKLVALDANNRRRRKIAATYQSALARTPLTLPTAADAVEHVYHQFVIRSAARDALQAALRAAGIGTLVHYPAPVHRQPAYAGITTHGALPESERAAREVLSLPIYPELGDSEVASINDALLRFSVAIDGAAK